The following coding sequences are from one Microtus pennsylvanicus isolate mMicPen1 chromosome 1, mMicPen1.hap1, whole genome shotgun sequence window:
- the LOC142842556 gene encoding zymogen granule membrane protein 16-like, which produces MLAIALLAFLCVSASANEVQAKSSSYNGEYGGVTGRRFSHSGNQMEGPITAIRIRADTHYIIGLQVRYGRTWSDNVGGTNGDLEEIFLYPGESVIQVSGKYKHYLRKLVFITSKGRRLSFGGKEGISFNAVPLHPNTVLRYISGRATNYITAIGLHWGTYPSNQNNC; this is translated from the exons ATGTTGGCCATTGCTCTCCtagcctttctctgtgtgtcagcCTCTGCCAATGAAG TTCAGGCCAAGTCCTCCTCTTATAATGGAGAATATGGAGGAGTTACAGGAAGGCGATTCTCTCATTCTGGCAACCAGATGGAAGGTCCCATTACCGCCATTCGTATTCGAGCTGACACACACTACATCATAGG tcTCCAGGTACGCTATGGCAGGACATGGAGTGACAATGTAGGTGGCACAAATGGAGACTTGGAAGAGATCTTTCTGTACCCTGGGGAATCAGTGATTCAGGTGTCCGGCAAATACAAGCACTATCTGAGGAAGCTGGTCTTCATCACAAGCAAGGGCCGCCGCCTGTCTTTCGGAGGAAAAGAAGGCATAAGTTTCAATGCTGTTCCCTTGCATCCTAACACTGTCCTTCGCTACATCAGTGGCAGAGCTACCAACTACATCACTGCCATTGGCCTGCACTGGGGTACCTACCCTAGTAACCAGAACAACTGCTGA